The proteins below come from a single Oscillatoria salina IIICB1 genomic window:
- a CDS encoding MBOAT family O-acyltransferase, translated as MLFNSLTFVVFFLLVYSLYLLLLKHYRAQNIFLLVASYIFYGSWNWRFLILLIISTVVDFFVSQWMSQTSNLQRRKLLLTVSLLTNLSILGFFKYFNFFVESFIQLFNWLGIAANPITLNIILPVGISFYTFQTLSYTIDVYRGKLIPAKNLLDFAVYVAFFPQLVAGPIERAENFLPQITHPRKVKLAQINAGLFLILWGYFKKVVIADNIGLIANAVFNNYTDYQGIDVIIGILAFTVQIYGDFSGYSDIARGISKLMGFELMVNFKLPFFAINPSDFWARWHISLSTWLRDYLYIPLGGNRQGTFNTYRNLGITMLLGGLWHGAAWNFVIWGAYHGLILIIYRMVSREREHLDPWGGKYSYPSILAKMLLMFILANIGWVIFRCTSLEQMGYILTHIGLSWSENTADFLTNFLWLTVPLLIVQIHQYFTGDLLALIKLNLWLRVPIYSLFLVSILLYGYRESVEFIYFQF; from the coding sequence ATGCTGTTTAATTCACTAACTTTTGTTGTTTTTTTTCTCCTAGTTTACTCGCTTTATCTACTTTTATTAAAGCATTATCGAGCGCAAAATATTTTTCTGCTCGTCGCTAGCTATATTTTTTATGGCTCCTGGAATTGGCGCTTTCTCATTTTATTAATAATTTCCACCGTCGTTGACTTTTTTGTTAGTCAATGGATGTCACAAACATCCAATCTTCAGCGCCGGAAACTTTTGCTAACCGTCTCTCTACTTACAAATTTATCTATTCTCGGCTTTTTTAAATATTTTAACTTTTTTGTCGAGAGTTTCATTCAGTTATTCAATTGGTTAGGAATTGCCGCCAATCCAATTACTTTAAATATTATTTTACCTGTAGGAATTTCCTTCTATACCTTTCAAACTTTAAGCTATACAATTGATGTCTATCGCGGTAAATTAATTCCTGCTAAAAATTTACTCGACTTTGCCGTTTATGTAGCATTCTTTCCCCAATTAGTCGCAGGTCCCATCGAACGAGCAGAAAATTTTTTACCACAAATTACGCATCCGCGCAAGGTAAAATTAGCACAAATTAATGCCGGGCTTTTCTTAATTCTCTGGGGGTATTTCAAAAAGGTAGTTATTGCCGATAATATCGGCTTAATTGCTAACGCAGTTTTTAACAATTATACCGACTATCAAGGAATTGATGTAATTATCGGTATTCTTGCCTTTACAGTCCAAATTTACGGTGATTTTTCGGGATATTCAGACATTGCAAGAGGTATTTCTAAGCTGATGGGATTTGAATTAATGGTGAATTTCAAGCTACCATTTTTTGCCATTAATCCTAGCGATTTTTGGGCGCGATGGCACATTTCTCTATCTACTTGGTTGCGAGATTATCTTTATATACCCTTGGGAGGAAATCGTCAGGGAACTTTTAATACTTATCGCAATCTAGGGATTACAATGTTATTAGGAGGATTGTGGCATGGTGCCGCGTGGAATTTTGTAATTTGGGGTGCCTATCATGGCTTAATTTTAATTATATATAGAATGGTTTCTCGCGAGCGAGAACATTTAGATCCTTGGGGTGGAAAATATTCTTATCCGAGTATTTTAGCAAAAATGCTGTTAATGTTTATTTTAGCTAACATTGGTTGGGTAATCTTTCGCTGCACTTCTCTAGAACAAATGGGTTATATTCTTACTCATATCGGTTTGAGTTGGTCGGAAAATACAGCAGATTTTTTAACTAATTTTCTCTGGTTGACCGTACCTTTATTAATCGTCCAAATTCACCAGTATTTCACCGGAGATTTATTAGCCCTTATTAAGCTAAATCTTTGGTTGCGGGTGCCAATTTATAGTTTATTTTTAGTCAGTATTTTGCTGTACGGATATCGAGAATCAGTAGAATTTATTTATTTTCAATTTTGA
- a CDS encoding pentapeptide repeat-containing protein, with amino-acid sequence MASRQENSAEAIETLEAAIARIEQLEQKLAKISKYSVLVKRQLENLSQEFHHRSELELLESLSLEISRLRVTINNLSSATPSSPNSQEQNSNSVSPPQKNTSYQNFVQRYRRGEGNFSSINLAQIDLTGKSLAYLNFSKANLAKANLEKADLWQIDFSEANLSEIQLLGARFYRINFREANLEKADFRGVNLAGGVNLERANLSQANFSKVNLSHPRINLRKANLSQANLSKANLSKAILREVNLSNANLSHSNLIATNLEEANLTRASLTHAIASPETIFPFDFDLEQANIYFLAPGASLPAADLSGADLHKINLSKANLSQANLSLSGLWEANLNEANFSKANLSHASLQRAKLVKANLSEANLSGANLSQADLTEANLTNANLSGVYLGNANLTGANLTQANLQKSGLSKANFSKANLTKINGVGICLSLLNLSEATLVEANLLASNLYQTNLEGANLTDAIMPDGKKYRN; translated from the coding sequence ATGGCATCAAGACAAGAAAATTCTGCTGAAGCGATCGAAACCCTGGAGGCGGCGATCGCCAGAATCGAGCAACTAGAGCAAAAATTGGCGAAAATATCCAAGTATTCAGTATTAGTGAAACGCCAGCTAGAGAATCTCAGCCAAGAGTTTCACCACCGCTCGGAGTTAGAGTTGCTAGAGTCACTGAGTTTAGAAATAAGCAGGTTAAGAGTAACAATTAACAATTTATCCTCAGCAACACCTAGCAGCCCCAACAGCCAAGAACAAAATTCTAACTCAGTTTCTCCTCCTCAGAAAAACACCTCTTATCAAAACTTCGTGCAGCGATATCGTCGCGGAGAAGGAAACTTTAGCAGCATCAATCTTGCTCAAATCGACTTAACAGGAAAAAGCCTCGCCTACTTAAACTTTAGCAAAGCCAACTTAGCCAAAGCCAACCTCGAAAAAGCCGATCTTTGGCAAATTGACTTCAGCGAAGCCAACCTCAGCGAAATACAACTTTTAGGAGCAAGATTTTACCGAATTAATTTTCGCGAAGCCAACTTAGAAAAAGCCGATTTTCGTGGTGTTAACCTAGCAGGTGGAGTAAATTTAGAAAGAGCAAACTTAAGTCAAGCCAATTTCAGCAAAGTTAACCTTTCCCATCCTCGAATCAACCTCCGCAAAGCCAACCTCAGCCAAGCTAATTTAAGCAAAGCAAATCTCAGCAAGGCGATTTTGCGCGAAGTCAACCTCAGTAACGCCAACTTAAGTCATAGTAACCTAATTGCCACCAACCTCGAAGAAGCTAATTTAACTAGAGCCAGTTTAACTCACGCGATCGCCTCTCCAGAAACTATTTTCCCCTTCGACTTCGATTTAGAGCAAGCCAATATTTATTTTCTTGCTCCCGGTGCATCCTTACCCGCAGCAGATTTATCCGGTGCCGACTTACATAAAATCAACTTAAGCAAAGCTAATTTATCACAAGCAAACCTTTCCTTAAGCGGATTATGGGAAGCCAACTTAAATGAAGCCAATTTCTCAAAAGCTAACCTCAGCCACGCAAGTTTACAGCGAGCAAAATTAGTCAAAGCTAACTTAAGTGAAGCCAACTTATCCGGCGCTAACCTCAGCCAAGCCGATCTTACAGAAGCCAACTTAACTAATGCCAACTTGTCTGGAGTATACTTAGGCAATGCTAATCTCACAGGTGCAAATTTAACTCAGGCAAACCTACAAAAATCAGGCTTAAGTAAAGCTAACTTTAGTAAGGCTAATCTTACCAAAATAAATGGAGTGGGAATTTGCTTGAGTTTGCTAAATTTAAGTGAGGCAACTTTAGTCGAAGCGAATTTATTAGCAAGTAATCTTTATCAAACCAATTTAGAAGGAGCCAATCTTACCGATGCTATTATGCCCGACGGAAAGAAATATAGAAACTAA